The Borreliella mayonii genome has a segment encoding these proteins:
- the fliL gene encoding flagellar basal body-associated protein FliL, whose protein sequence is MPNKDDENLDMGDSNASRKGGLLPDIIIKILQILAIGIFTVAIMIIVSYFVSKMVVSQSGAPSDFPVFSNEYLGKPPMLIWYESIDEIRGNTLDVPPKTFVVKLALGYAENNVNILNELGRQKVRLKDIIREYFSQRTGQEIKNESQIKAEIKARINSILRNGEIKEIALTQIDIFDM, encoded by the coding sequence ATGCCTAATAAGGACGATGAAAATTTAGATATGGGGGATTCTAATGCTAGCAGAAAAGGTGGTTTGTTGCCTGATATTATAATAAAAATTTTACAGATACTTGCAATAGGAATATTTACTGTTGCAATAATGATAATTGTTTCTTATTTTGTATCTAAAATGGTGGTAAGCCAAAGTGGAGCTCCTAGTGATTTTCCAGTTTTTTCTAATGAATACTTAGGAAAGCCACCTATGCTTATATGGTATGAGAGTATAGATGAGATTAGAGGTAACACTTTAGATGTTCCTCCAAAAACTTTTGTTGTAAAGCTTGCTTTAGGGTATGCAGAGAATAATGTTAATATTCTTAATGAGCTTGGAAGACAAAAAGTGCGCTTAAAGGATATTATTAGAGAATATTTTAGCCAAAGGACTGGTCAGGAAATAAAGAATGAAAGTCAAATAAAAGCAGAAATTAAGGCAAGAATTAATAGTATTCTTAGAAATGGAGAAATAAAAGAAATAGCATTAACCCAAATTGATATTTTTGATATGTAA